The following coding sequences lie in one Catharus ustulatus isolate bCatUst1 chromosome 5, bCatUst1.pri.v2, whole genome shotgun sequence genomic window:
- the LOC116996298 gene encoding protein O-GlcNAcase-like isoform X5 — protein sequence MAERPRFLCGVVEGFYGRPWSMDQRKLLFQWLQRRGLNCYMYAPKDELKHRLLWREPYTEHEAARMRSLIEAAQEQGVEFIFAISAGQDMVFSSAGDRLLLQQKLRQVAAMGCRSFALLFDDIDPCMCQADRDVFPSLAQAQASVANEVYQELGQPSIFLFCPTEYCSSLCSPSPSQSCYLQTIGQELLPGIGVIWTGPKVVSQELSAALLEEVEAVLRRRPVIWDNLYANDYDCRRVFLGPYMGRAPGLMSRLHGLLLNPNCELQANFIPIHTLGTWFQSELGSCAHPDQTGMEEVAAPGDSQGARDGSYSPQEALEVALRDWVAEINQQALEPGGRTPGHPSVSLKGGPRLQPGTEGGQEATPNPQPHSSAPGGADQHSPEPCRVAPEEGCREVTPEPEKDSGDRTSTGHQQTPAGAQDQLTTGSRESCEPSSALPSEAGSAQSAGIPVATKTLPTPSPTTSSSSTNTSQNISLPTSDARTGDGSPVQSPSSSQPEAIRNDVPQTPPGPGAGASPGTSAPLTDKVGASPGPMEAPKEDTTSPTAQVTPEEAGSGPMVSVTPEEPRISPTAPVTPEEAGSGPMTPKEARTSPTAQVTPEEPRTSPMASVTPEEAESDPKEVRPSPTAPVTPKEAVSSPTAPVTPKEAVSSPTAPLTLEEVRMLVELFYLPYQHGALAQELLEHFRWLRANSLSVGVPPTAPDACGGTRWRGRAQSFQLLCARTCRLHSRLVSTAGRALLYDLHPYLWDIRNMLLAACAFVLWLDGHLLCDPDPKGTWGNCFGWCQSITAPILLGRDAEPWVRRGGLFGELQALLPVGNSCDLFYHPPPLFPSSQLYLLRPLLPLDKGELYRMCRESLDCDPKVAEILVAHPDLLGDRLLGSFLSLSPEYTFVLEDEGGPCGYAAGALHAEGFLQQRDSSWLPAIRHKYPPELGTAGPALGQDALEEAVLFFHTEPLAVPQPVLRRFPSLVQLGTAPRVLDVGASRSLALCLLSALRANGSRGVFCQVSDADRQQLSFYSKLGFVALPVAWGSCPGAQLLGRLL from the exons ATGGCGGAGCGGCCGCGCTTCCTCTGCGGAGTGGTGGAAG GTTTCTATGGGCGACCGTGGTCAATGGATCAGAGGAAACTTCTCTTTCAATG gctgcaaCGCCGGGGGCTGAACTGCTACATGTACGCGCCCAAGGATGAGCTGAAGCACCGGCTGCTCTGGAGAGAGCCCTACACAGAGCATGAGGCAG cccgcaTGCGGTCTCTCATCGAAGCTGCCCAAGAGCAGGGTGTGGAGtttatttttgccatttctgcTGGCCAGGACATGGTGTTTTCCAGTGCTGGGGATCgtctcctgctgcagcaaaaACTCAGGCAG GTGGCTGCCATGGGGTGCCGCTCCTTCGCGCTGCTCTTTGACGACATCGACCCCTGCATGTGCCAAGCTGACAGAGATGTCTtcccctccctggcacaggctcAGGCCTCTGTGGCCAACGAGGTGTACCAGGAGCTGGGCCAACCCTCCATCTTCCTCTTCTGCCCTACAG AATattgcagctccctgtgctctcccagccccagccagtcCTGCTACCTGCAGACCATcggccaggagctgctcccagggattgGTGTCATCTGGACAG GCCCCAAGGTGGTGTCACAGGAGCTCTCAGCAGcgctgctggaggaggtggaggcTGTCCTGAGGCGCCGCCCCGTCATCTGGGACAACCTCTACGCCAACGACTACGACTGCAGACGTGTCTTCCTGGGCCCCTACATGGGCCGTGCTCCTGGCCTCATGTCCAGGCTCCATGGGCTGCTCCTCAACCCCAACTGTGAGCTCCAGGCCAACTTCATCCCCATCCACACCTTGGGCACCTGGTTTCAGAGCgagctggggagctgtgcccaccctgaccAAACAG GAATGGAGGAGGTGGCagccccaggggacagccaAGGTGCTCGGGATGGAAGCTACAGCCCCCAGGAAGCCTTGGAAGTGGCACTGCGTGACTGGGTGGCCGAGATAAACCAGCAGGCCTTGGAGCCAG GTGGGAggaccccaggacaccccagtgTCAGCCTCAAGGGAGGACCaaggctgcagcctggcacGGAGGGAGGACAGGAGGCCACTCCCAAccctcagccccacagctctgctcctggtgggGCAgatcagcacagccctgagccctgcagagtGGCACCAGAGGAGGGGTGCAGGGAGGTGACCCCAGAGCCTGAGaaggacagtggggacaggacaTCCACTGGCCATCAGCAGAcccctgcaggggctcaggaCCAGCTcaccacagggagcagggagagctgtgagccctcctctgctctgcccagtgaggctgggagtgcccagTCTGCAGGAATCCCAGTGGCCACCAAGACCCTCCCCACCCCAAGCCCCACCACGAGCTCCAGCAGTACCAACACCAGTCAGAACATTTCCCTGCCCACCAGTGATGCCAGGACAGGGGATGGCAGCCCTGTCCagtctcccagcagcagccagcctgaGGCCATCAGGAATGATGTGCCCCAGACACCTCCAGGACCTGGGGCTGGTGCCAGTCCTGGCACTTCAGCCCCACTGACTGACAAGGTTGGTGCTAGCCCTGGGCCCATGGAAGCCCCCAAGGAAGACACAaccagccccacagcacaggtgacaccagAGGAGGCTGGGTCTGGCCCCATGGTATCA GTGACCCCAGAGGAGCCCAGGATCAGCCCCACAGCACCAGTGACCCCAGAAGAGGCTGGATCTGGCCCCATGACCCCCAAGGAGGCCAGGaccagccccacagcacaggtgacCCCAGAGGAGCCCAGGACCAGCCCCATGGCATCGGTGACACCAGAAGAGGCTGAGTCTGACCCAAAGGAGGTCAgacccagccccacagcaccagTGACCCCAAAGGAGGCCGTGTCCAGCCCTACAGCACCAGTGACCCCAAAGGAGGCCGTGTCCAGCCCTACAGCACCACTGACCCTGGAGGAGGTGCGGATGCTGGTGGAGCTCTTCTACCTGCCCTACCAGCACGGGGCTCTGgctcaggagctcctggagcattTTCGGTGGCTGCGGGCGAACAGCCTCAGCGTGGGGGTCCCACCCACAGCACCTGATGCCTGCGGG ggcacgCGGTGGCGAGGCCGGGCTCAgtccttccagctgctgtgtgcGCGGACGTGCCGCCTGCACAGCCGCTTGGTCAGCACCGCCGGCCGGGCGCTGCTCTACGACCTGCACCCCTACCTCTGGGACATCCGCAAcatgctgctggcagcctgtgcCTTCGTCCTCTGGCTGG ATGGTCACCTCCTCTGCGACCCTGACCCCAAGGGCACCTGGGGGAACTGCTTTGGCT ggTGCCAGAGCATCACTGCCCCGATCCTGCTGGGGAGGGACGCTGAGCCCTGGGTGCGTCGTGGGGGCCTCTttggagagctgcag gcactgctgcccgTGGGGAACAGCTGTGACCTTTTCTACCATCCACCCCCTCTCTTCCCGTCCAGCCAGCTGTACCTGCTGCGCCCTCTGCTGCCCCTGGACAAG GGAGAGCTTTACCGCATGTGCCGGGAGAGTTTGGACTGTGATCCCAAAGTGGCAGAGATCCTCGTGGCCCACCCGGATCTCCTCGGTGACAG gcTCCTGGGCAGCTTCCTCAGCCTGAGCCCCGAGTACACCTTTGTGCTGGAGGATGAGGGTGGCCCGTGTGGCTACGCAGCCGGAGCGCTCCACGCCGaaggtttcctgcagcagcGAGACAGCAGCTGGCTGCCAGCCATACGGCACAAATaccccccagagctgggcacggCGGGGCCAGctctgggacag GATGCCCTGGAGGAAGCAGTGCTCTTCTTCCACACAGAGCcgctggcagtgccccagcctgtgctgaggcGCTTCCCCTCCCTGgtacagctgggcacagctccccgTGTGCTGGATGTGGGGGCCAGTCGCAGCCTGGCCCTCTGCCTGCTGAGCGCACTCAGGGCCAATG GCTCACGGGGAGTGTTCTGCCAGGTCAGTGACGCCGACCGACAGCAGCTGAGCTTCTACAGCAAGCTGGGCTTTGTCGCCCTGCCGGTGGCCTGGGGCAGCTGTCCCGGCGCTCAGCTCCTGGGACGTCTCCTCTGA
- the LOC116996298 gene encoding protein O-GlcNAcase-like isoform X3, whose product MAERPRFLCGVVEGFYGRPWSMDQRKLLFQWLQRRGLNCYMYAPKDELKHRLLWREPYTEHEAARMRSLIEAAQEQGVEFIFAISAGQDMVFSSAGDRLLLQQKLRQVAAMGCRSFALLFDDIDPCMCQADRDVFPSLAQAQASVANEVYQELGQPSIFLFCPTEYCSSLCSPSPSQSCYLQTIGQELLPGIGVIWTGPKVVSQELSAALLEEVEAVLRRRPVIWDNLYANDYDCRRVFLGPYMGRAPGLMSRLHGLLLNPNCELQANFIPIHTLGTWFQSELGSCAHPDQTGMEEVAAPGDSQGARDGSYSPQEALEVALRDWVAEINQQALEPGGRTPGHPSVSLKGGPRLQPGTEGGQEATPNPQPHSSAPGGADQHSPEPCRVAPEEGCREVTPEPEKDSGDRTSTGHQQTPAGAQDQLTTGSRESCEPSSALPSEAGSAQSAGIPVATKTLPTPSPTTSSSSTNTSQNISLPTSDARTGDGSPVQSPSSSQPEAIRNDVPQTPPGPGAGASPGTSAPLTDKVGASPGPMEAPKEDTTSPTAQVTPEEAGSGPMVSVTPEEPRISPTAQVTPEEPRTSPTAQVTPEEPRISPTAPVTPEEAGSGPMTPKEARTSPTAQVTPEEPRTSPMASVTPEEAESDPKEVRPSPTAPVTPKEAVSSPTAPLTLEEVRMLVELFYLPYQHGALAQELLEHFRWLRANSLSVGVPPTAPDACGGTRWRGRAQSFQLLCARTCRLHSRLVSTAGRALLYDLHPYLWDIRNMLLAACAFVLWLDGHLLCDPDPKGTWGNCFGWCQSITAPILLGRDAEPWVRRGGLFGELQALLPVGNSCDLFYHPPPLFPSSQLYLLRPLLPLDKGELYRMCRESLDCDPKVAEILVAHPDLLGDRLLGSFLSLSPEYTFVLEDEGGPCGYAAGALHAEGFLQQRDSSWLPAIRHKYPPELGTAGPALGQDALEEAVLFFHTEPLAVPQPVLRRFPSLVQLGTAPRVLDVGASRSLALCLLSALRANGSRGVFCQVSDADRQQLSFYSKLGFVALPVAWGSCPGAQLLGRLL is encoded by the exons ATGGCGGAGCGGCCGCGCTTCCTCTGCGGAGTGGTGGAAG GTTTCTATGGGCGACCGTGGTCAATGGATCAGAGGAAACTTCTCTTTCAATG gctgcaaCGCCGGGGGCTGAACTGCTACATGTACGCGCCCAAGGATGAGCTGAAGCACCGGCTGCTCTGGAGAGAGCCCTACACAGAGCATGAGGCAG cccgcaTGCGGTCTCTCATCGAAGCTGCCCAAGAGCAGGGTGTGGAGtttatttttgccatttctgcTGGCCAGGACATGGTGTTTTCCAGTGCTGGGGATCgtctcctgctgcagcaaaaACTCAGGCAG GTGGCTGCCATGGGGTGCCGCTCCTTCGCGCTGCTCTTTGACGACATCGACCCCTGCATGTGCCAAGCTGACAGAGATGTCTtcccctccctggcacaggctcAGGCCTCTGTGGCCAACGAGGTGTACCAGGAGCTGGGCCAACCCTCCATCTTCCTCTTCTGCCCTACAG AATattgcagctccctgtgctctcccagccccagccagtcCTGCTACCTGCAGACCATcggccaggagctgctcccagggattgGTGTCATCTGGACAG GCCCCAAGGTGGTGTCACAGGAGCTCTCAGCAGcgctgctggaggaggtggaggcTGTCCTGAGGCGCCGCCCCGTCATCTGGGACAACCTCTACGCCAACGACTACGACTGCAGACGTGTCTTCCTGGGCCCCTACATGGGCCGTGCTCCTGGCCTCATGTCCAGGCTCCATGGGCTGCTCCTCAACCCCAACTGTGAGCTCCAGGCCAACTTCATCCCCATCCACACCTTGGGCACCTGGTTTCAGAGCgagctggggagctgtgcccaccctgaccAAACAG GAATGGAGGAGGTGGCagccccaggggacagccaAGGTGCTCGGGATGGAAGCTACAGCCCCCAGGAAGCCTTGGAAGTGGCACTGCGTGACTGGGTGGCCGAGATAAACCAGCAGGCCTTGGAGCCAG GTGGGAggaccccaggacaccccagtgTCAGCCTCAAGGGAGGACCaaggctgcagcctggcacGGAGGGAGGACAGGAGGCCACTCCCAAccctcagccccacagctctgctcctggtgggGCAgatcagcacagccctgagccctgcagagtGGCACCAGAGGAGGGGTGCAGGGAGGTGACCCCAGAGCCTGAGaaggacagtggggacaggacaTCCACTGGCCATCAGCAGAcccctgcaggggctcaggaCCAGCTcaccacagggagcagggagagctgtgagccctcctctgctctgcccagtgaggctgggagtgcccagTCTGCAGGAATCCCAGTGGCCACCAAGACCCTCCCCACCCCAAGCCCCACCACGAGCTCCAGCAGTACCAACACCAGTCAGAACATTTCCCTGCCCACCAGTGATGCCAGGACAGGGGATGGCAGCCCTGTCCagtctcccagcagcagccagcctgaGGCCATCAGGAATGATGTGCCCCAGACACCTCCAGGACCTGGGGCTGGTGCCAGTCCTGGCACTTCAGCCCCACTGACTGACAAGGTTGGTGCTAGCCCTGGGCCCATGGAAGCCCCCAAGGAAGACACAaccagccccacagcacaggtgacaccagAGGAGGCTGGGTCTGGCCCCATGGTATCAGTGACCCCAGAGGAGCCCAGGAtcagccccacagcacaggtgacCCCAGAGGAGCCCAGGACCAGCCCTACAGCACAGGTGACCCCAGAGGAGCCCAGGATCAGCCCCACAGCACCAGTGACCCCAGAAGAGGCTGGATCTGGCCCCATGACCCCCAAGGAGGCCAGGaccagccccacagcacaggtgacCCCAGAGGAGCCCAGGACCAGCCCCATGGCATCGGTGACACCAGAAGAGGCTGAGTCTGACCCAAAGGAGGTCAgacccagccccacagcaccagTGACCCCAAAGGAG GCCGTGTCCAGCCCTACAGCACCACTGACCCTGGAGGAGGTGCGGATGCTGGTGGAGCTCTTCTACCTGCCCTACCAGCACGGGGCTCTGgctcaggagctcctggagcattTTCGGTGGCTGCGGGCGAACAGCCTCAGCGTGGGGGTCCCACCCACAGCACCTGATGCCTGCGGG ggcacgCGGTGGCGAGGCCGGGCTCAgtccttccagctgctgtgtgcGCGGACGTGCCGCCTGCACAGCCGCTTGGTCAGCACCGCCGGCCGGGCGCTGCTCTACGACCTGCACCCCTACCTCTGGGACATCCGCAAcatgctgctggcagcctgtgcCTTCGTCCTCTGGCTGG ATGGTCACCTCCTCTGCGACCCTGACCCCAAGGGCACCTGGGGGAACTGCTTTGGCT ggTGCCAGAGCATCACTGCCCCGATCCTGCTGGGGAGGGACGCTGAGCCCTGGGTGCGTCGTGGGGGCCTCTttggagagctgcag gcactgctgcccgTGGGGAACAGCTGTGACCTTTTCTACCATCCACCCCCTCTCTTCCCGTCCAGCCAGCTGTACCTGCTGCGCCCTCTGCTGCCCCTGGACAAG GGAGAGCTTTACCGCATGTGCCGGGAGAGTTTGGACTGTGATCCCAAAGTGGCAGAGATCCTCGTGGCCCACCCGGATCTCCTCGGTGACAG gcTCCTGGGCAGCTTCCTCAGCCTGAGCCCCGAGTACACCTTTGTGCTGGAGGATGAGGGTGGCCCGTGTGGCTACGCAGCCGGAGCGCTCCACGCCGaaggtttcctgcagcagcGAGACAGCAGCTGGCTGCCAGCCATACGGCACAAATaccccccagagctgggcacggCGGGGCCAGctctgggacag GATGCCCTGGAGGAAGCAGTGCTCTTCTTCCACACAGAGCcgctggcagtgccccagcctgtgctgaggcGCTTCCCCTCCCTGgtacagctgggcacagctccccgTGTGCTGGATGTGGGGGCCAGTCGCAGCCTGGCCCTCTGCCTGCTGAGCGCACTCAGGGCCAATG GCTCACGGGGAGTGTTCTGCCAGGTCAGTGACGCCGACCGACAGCAGCTGAGCTTCTACAGCAAGCTGGGCTTTGTCGCCCTGCCGGTGGCCTGGGGCAGCTGTCCCGGCGCTCAGCTCCTGGGACGTCTCCTCTGA
- the LOC116996298 gene encoding protein O-GlcNAcase-like isoform X6: MAERPRFLCGVVEGFYGRPWSMDQRKLLFQWLQRRGLNCYMYAPKDELKHRLLWREPYTEHEDMVFSSAGDRLLLQQKLRQVAAMGCRSFALLFDDIDPCMCQADRDVFPSLAQAQASVANEVYQELGQPSIFLFCPTEYCSSLCSPSPSQSCYLQTIGQELLPGIGVIWTGPKVVSQELSAALLEEVEAVLRRRPVIWDNLYANDYDCRRVFLGPYMGRAPGLMSRLHGLLLNPNCELQANFIPIHTLGTWFQSELGSCAHPDQTGMEEVAAPGDSQGARDGSYSPQEALEVALRDWVAEINQQALEPGGRTPGHPSVSLKGGPRLQPGTEGGQEATPNPQPHSSAPGGADQHSPEPCRVAPEEGCREVTPEPEKDSGDRTSTGHQQTPAGAQDQLTTGSRESCEPSSALPSEAGSAQSAGIPVATKTLPTPSPTTSSSSTNTSQNISLPTSDARTGDGSPVQSPSSSQPEAIRNDVPQTPPGPGAGASPGTSAPLTDKVGASPGPMEAPKEDTTSPTAQVTPEEAGSGPMVSVTPEEPRISPTAQVTPEEPRTSPTAQVTPEEPRISPTAPVTPEEAGSGPMTPKEARTSPTAQVTPEEPRTSPMASVTPEEAESDPKEVRPSPTAPVTPKEAVSSPTAPVTPKEAVSSPTAPLTLEEVRMLVELFYLPYQHGALAQELLEHFRWLRANSLSVGVPPTAPDACGGTRWRGRAQSFQLLCARTCRLHSRLVSTAGRALLYDLHPYLWDIRNMLLAACAFVLWLDGHLLCDPDPKGTWGNCFGWCQSITAPILLGRDAEPWVRRGGLFGELQALLPVGNSCDLFYHPPPLFPSSQLYLLRPLLPLDKGELYRMCRESLDCDPKVAEILVAHPDLLGDRLLGSFLSLSPEYTFVLEDEGGPCGYAAGALHAEGFLQQRDSSWLPAIRHKYPPELGTAGPALGQDALEEAVLFFHTEPLAVPQPVLRRFPSLVQLGTAPRVLDVGASRSLALCLLSALRANGSRGVFCQVSDADRQQLSFYSKLGFVALPVAWGSCPGAQLLGRLL; the protein is encoded by the exons ATGGCGGAGCGGCCGCGCTTCCTCTGCGGAGTGGTGGAAG GTTTCTATGGGCGACCGTGGTCAATGGATCAGAGGAAACTTCTCTTTCAATG gctgcaaCGCCGGGGGCTGAACTGCTACATGTACGCGCCCAAGGATGAGCTGAAGCACCGGCTGCTCTGGAGAGAGCCCTACACAGAGCATGAG GACATGGTGTTTTCCAGTGCTGGGGATCgtctcctgctgcagcaaaaACTCAGGCAG GTGGCTGCCATGGGGTGCCGCTCCTTCGCGCTGCTCTTTGACGACATCGACCCCTGCATGTGCCAAGCTGACAGAGATGTCTtcccctccctggcacaggctcAGGCCTCTGTGGCCAACGAGGTGTACCAGGAGCTGGGCCAACCCTCCATCTTCCTCTTCTGCCCTACAG AATattgcagctccctgtgctctcccagccccagccagtcCTGCTACCTGCAGACCATcggccaggagctgctcccagggattgGTGTCATCTGGACAG GCCCCAAGGTGGTGTCACAGGAGCTCTCAGCAGcgctgctggaggaggtggaggcTGTCCTGAGGCGCCGCCCCGTCATCTGGGACAACCTCTACGCCAACGACTACGACTGCAGACGTGTCTTCCTGGGCCCCTACATGGGCCGTGCTCCTGGCCTCATGTCCAGGCTCCATGGGCTGCTCCTCAACCCCAACTGTGAGCTCCAGGCCAACTTCATCCCCATCCACACCTTGGGCACCTGGTTTCAGAGCgagctggggagctgtgcccaccctgaccAAACAG GAATGGAGGAGGTGGCagccccaggggacagccaAGGTGCTCGGGATGGAAGCTACAGCCCCCAGGAAGCCTTGGAAGTGGCACTGCGTGACTGGGTGGCCGAGATAAACCAGCAGGCCTTGGAGCCAG GTGGGAggaccccaggacaccccagtgTCAGCCTCAAGGGAGGACCaaggctgcagcctggcacGGAGGGAGGACAGGAGGCCACTCCCAAccctcagccccacagctctgctcctggtgggGCAgatcagcacagccctgagccctgcagagtGGCACCAGAGGAGGGGTGCAGGGAGGTGACCCCAGAGCCTGAGaaggacagtggggacaggacaTCCACTGGCCATCAGCAGAcccctgcaggggctcaggaCCAGCTcaccacagggagcagggagagctgtgagccctcctctgctctgcccagtgaggctgggagtgcccagTCTGCAGGAATCCCAGTGGCCACCAAGACCCTCCCCACCCCAAGCCCCACCACGAGCTCCAGCAGTACCAACACCAGTCAGAACATTTCCCTGCCCACCAGTGATGCCAGGACAGGGGATGGCAGCCCTGTCCagtctcccagcagcagccagcctgaGGCCATCAGGAATGATGTGCCCCAGACACCTCCAGGACCTGGGGCTGGTGCCAGTCCTGGCACTTCAGCCCCACTGACTGACAAGGTTGGTGCTAGCCCTGGGCCCATGGAAGCCCCCAAGGAAGACACAaccagccccacagcacaggtgacaccagAGGAGGCTGGGTCTGGCCCCATGGTATCAGTGACCCCAGAGGAGCCCAGGAtcagccccacagcacaggtgacCCCAGAGGAGCCCAGGACCAGCCCTACAGCACAGGTGACCCCAGAGGAGCCCAGGATCAGCCCCACAGCACCAGTGACCCCAGAAGAGGCTGGATCTGGCCCCATGACCCCCAAGGAGGCCAGGaccagccccacagcacaggtgacCCCAGAGGAGCCCAGGACCAGCCCCATGGCATCGGTGACACCAGAAGAGGCTGAGTCTGACCCAAAGGAGGTCAgacccagccccacagcaccagTGACCCCAAAGGAGGCCGTGTCCAGCCCTACAGCACCAGTGACCCCAAAGGAGGCCGTGTCCAGCCCTACAGCACCACTGACCCTGGAGGAGGTGCGGATGCTGGTGGAGCTCTTCTACCTGCCCTACCAGCACGGGGCTCTGgctcaggagctcctggagcattTTCGGTGGCTGCGGGCGAACAGCCTCAGCGTGGGGGTCCCACCCACAGCACCTGATGCCTGCGGG ggcacgCGGTGGCGAGGCCGGGCTCAgtccttccagctgctgtgtgcGCGGACGTGCCGCCTGCACAGCCGCTTGGTCAGCACCGCCGGCCGGGCGCTGCTCTACGACCTGCACCCCTACCTCTGGGACATCCGCAAcatgctgctggcagcctgtgcCTTCGTCCTCTGGCTGG ATGGTCACCTCCTCTGCGACCCTGACCCCAAGGGCACCTGGGGGAACTGCTTTGGCT ggTGCCAGAGCATCACTGCCCCGATCCTGCTGGGGAGGGACGCTGAGCCCTGGGTGCGTCGTGGGGGCCTCTttggagagctgcag gcactgctgcccgTGGGGAACAGCTGTGACCTTTTCTACCATCCACCCCCTCTCTTCCCGTCCAGCCAGCTGTACCTGCTGCGCCCTCTGCTGCCCCTGGACAAG GGAGAGCTTTACCGCATGTGCCGGGAGAGTTTGGACTGTGATCCCAAAGTGGCAGAGATCCTCGTGGCCCACCCGGATCTCCTCGGTGACAG gcTCCTGGGCAGCTTCCTCAGCCTGAGCCCCGAGTACACCTTTGTGCTGGAGGATGAGGGTGGCCCGTGTGGCTACGCAGCCGGAGCGCTCCACGCCGaaggtttcctgcagcagcGAGACAGCAGCTGGCTGCCAGCCATACGGCACAAATaccccccagagctgggcacggCGGGGCCAGctctgggacag GATGCCCTGGAGGAAGCAGTGCTCTTCTTCCACACAGAGCcgctggcagtgccccagcctgtgctgaggcGCTTCCCCTCCCTGgtacagctgggcacagctccccgTGTGCTGGATGTGGGGGCCAGTCGCAGCCTGGCCCTCTGCCTGCTGAGCGCACTCAGGGCCAATG GCTCACGGGGAGTGTTCTGCCAGGTCAGTGACGCCGACCGACAGCAGCTGAGCTTCTACAGCAAGCTGGGCTTTGTCGCCCTGCCGGTGGCCTGGGGCAGCTGTCCCGGCGCTCAGCTCCTGGGACGTCTCCTCTGA